A genomic segment from Equus przewalskii isolate Varuska chromosome X, EquPr2, whole genome shotgun sequence encodes:
- the MAGED2 gene encoding melanoma-associated antigen D2, with the protein MSDTSESGTGPTGFQAEASEKDSGLKMQTLLTVTQNLEVSETPKAPKAPEVSEAVKVLNAAGVSKATEVSKAPEAQEAAATQASPTTKLTDTQVLAAEKKSPAADTKMQNADPEAVTVPATETKKVSCVADTKVNTKALETEAAASQAPADEPEPEGAAAQARENQDTRPKVKTKKARKVKHLNGEEDGSSDQSQASGTTGGRRVSKALMASMARRASRGPIAFWARRASRTRLAAWARRALLSLRSPKARRGKARRRAAKLQSSQEPEAPPPRDVALLQGRANDLVKYLLVKDQTKIPIKRSDMLKDIIKEYTDVYPEIIERAGYSLEKVFGIQLKEIDKTDHLYILLSTLEPTDAGILGTTKDSPKLGLLMVLLSIIFMNGNRSSEAVIWEVLRKLGLRPGIHHSLFGDVKKLITDEFVKQKYLDYARVPNSNPPEYEFFWGLRSYYETSKMKVLKFACKVQKKDPKEWAAQYREAMEADMKAAAEAAAEAKARAEIRARMGIGLGSENAAGPCNWDEADIGPWAKARIQAGAEAKAKAQESGGATAGASASASGGFGASASLTATLTFGLFAGLGGAGASASGSSGACGFSYK; encoded by the exons ATGTCTGACACGAGTGAGAGTGGTACGGGCCCAACCGGCTTCCAG GCTGAAGCCTCAGAAAAGGACAGTGGCTTGAAGATGCAGACCCTGTTGACAGTAACCCAGAACTTGGAGGTCTCAGAGACACCGAAGGCCCCAAAGGCACCAGAGGTCTCAGAGGCTGTGAAGGTTTTGAATGCTGCCGGGGTCTCAAAGGCCACAGAGGTCTCAAAGGCTCCAGAGGCCCAGGAGGCAGCTGCCACCCAGGCCTCACCTACCACTAAGCTGACTGATACCCAGGTTCTGGCAGCTGAAAAGAAGAGTCCAGCAGCTGACACCAAGATGCAGAATGCTGACCCTGAGGCTGTGACAGTGCCTGCCACTGAGACCAAAAAGGTCAGCTGTGTGGCTGATACGAAGGTCAATACAAAGGCCCTGGAGACCGAGGCTGCTGCCTCTCAGGCTCCAGCAGATGAACCTGAGCCTGAGGGTGCAGCTGCCCAGGCTCGAGAGAATCAGGATACTCGGCCCAAGGTCAAGACCAAGAAAGCCCGAAAG GTGAAGCATCTGAATGGGGAAGAGGATGGCAGCAGTGATCAGAGTCAGGCTTCTGGAACCACAGGTGGCCGAAGAGTCTCGAAGGCCCTAATGGCCTCAATGGCCCGCAGGGCTTCAAGGGGTCCCATAGCCTTTTGGGCCCGCAGGGCATCAAGGACTCGGTTGGCTGCTTGGGCCCGGAGAGCTTTGCTCTCCCTGAGGTCACCTAAGGCCCGTAGGGGCAAGGCTCGCCGCAGAGCTGCCAAGCTCCAGTCATCCCAAGAGCCTGAAGCGCCACCACCTCGAGATGTGGCCCTTTTGCAAGGGAGG gcaAATGATTTGGTGAAGTACCTGTTGGTTAAAGACCAGACAAAGATTCCCATCAAACGCTCAG ACATGCTGAAGGACATCATCAAAGAATACACTGATGTGTACCCAGAGATCATTGAACGAGCAGGCTATTCCTTGGAGAAG GTATTTGGGATCCAATTGAAGGAAATTGATAAGACTGACCACTTGTACATTCTTCTCAGCACCTTAGAGCCCACTGATGCAGGCATACTGGGAAC GACCAAGGACTCACCAAAGTTGGGTCTCCTCATGGTGCTTCTTAGCATCATCTTCATGAATGGAAATCGGTCCAGTGAGG CTGTCATCTGGGAGGTGCTGCGCAAGTTGGGGCTGCGCCCTGG GATACATCACTCGCTTTTTGGGGATGTGAAGAAGCTCATTACTGATGAGTTTGTGAAGCAGAA GTATCTGGACTATGCCAGAGTCCCTAATAGCAATCCCCCTGAGTATGAATTCTTCTGGGGCCTGCGCTCCTACTATGAGACGAGCAAGATGAAAGTCCTCAAGTTTGCCTGCAAG GTACAAAAGAAGGATCCCAAGGAATGGGCAGCTCAGTACCGAGAGGCGATGGAAGCAGATATGAAGGCCGCAGCTGAGGCTGCAGCTGAAGCCAAGGCGAGGGCGGAGATTAGAGCTCGAATGGGCATTGGGCTCGGCTCTGAGAATGCTGCTGGGCCCTGCAACTGGGATGAGGCTGATATTGGACCCTGGGCCAAAGCCCGGATCCAGGCAGGAGCTGAAGCTAAAGCCAAAGCCCAGGAGAGTGGTGGTGCCACTGCTGGTGCCAGTGCCAGTGCCAGTGGTGGCTTTGGTGCCAGCGCCAGCCTGACTGCTACCCTCACGTTTGGGCTCTTTGCAGGCCTTGGTGGAGCTGGTGCCAGCGCCAGTGGCAGCTCTGGTGCTTGTGGTTTCTCCTACAAGTGA